The segment CCGGCCGAGAGTCCAGGTGCCGAGGGTCCGGCCGGGGGCGGCCGGAGGGGGCAGTTCCGCGGCAGCGTCGACGAGCGGCTCGACCCAGGAGCGCTGCTGGCCGTCGAGCAGAGAATGGGCGCTCTCGCCCGCCGCGAGCAGGTCGGCGAGCTCGCGGGCGAGTCCGCTATCGTCCGCGCACCGCTCGCGAACGAAGGCGGCGCGCGCCCCATCGTCCGGCAGCTCTCTCGCTTCGTCGAAGAGAGTCCATAGCCTCTCCCAACGGTCAGCGGCGCTCTCGGTCAGATCCGCCTCCCTCCCGGGGCCGGTCCTGTCGCCACGGCGCCTCGCGCTCCCGGGTCCGGTCTCAGCCCTTGGCTGCCCCGAGCTGCACGAGTTCCTGCTCGCGGAACTCGCGGGCCTTCTCGTCCAGGCCGGCGGCGACGGCCTCCTCTTCGGACAGTCCCTTCTCCCCGGCGTAGTCGCGCAGCTGCTGGGTGAGCTCCATCGAGCAGAAGTGCGGGCCGCACATCGAGCAGAAGTGAGCGCTCTTCGCGCCCTCCTGCGGCAGCGTTTCGTCGTGGTAGGCGCGCGCCGTCTCGGGGTCGAGGGAGAGGTTGAACTGATCCTCCCAGCGGAACTCGAAGCGTGCCTTCGAGAGGGCGTCGTCGCGCTCCTGCGCGCCGGGCAGGCCCTTGGCGAGGTCGGCGGCGTGGGCGGCGATCTTGTAGGCGATGCAGCCCTGCTTGACGTCCTCCTTGTTGGGCAGGCCGAGGTGCTCTTTCGGCGTCACGTAGCAGAGGAGGGCCGTGCCGTGCCAGGCGATCATCGCCGCGCCGATGGCGCTGGTGATGTGGTCGTAGCCCGGAGCGATGTCGGTGACCAGCGGCCCCAGGGTGTAGAACGGCGCCTCCTTGCAGATCCTCTGCTGGCGGTCGACGTTCTCTTTGACCAGATGCATCGGCACGTGCCCGGGGCCCTCGATCATCACCTGGCAGTCGTGCCGCCAGGCGACGTCGGTGAGCTCGCCCAGGGTGTCGAGCTCGGCGAACTGCGCGGCGTCGTTGGCGTCGGCGATCGAACCGGGGCGCAGGCCGTCGCCCAACG is part of the Thermoanaerobaculia bacterium genome and harbors:
- the thiC gene encoding phosphomethylpyrimidine synthase ThiC, with amino-acid sequence PESIRSEVARGRAIIPANIRHTELEPMVIGKAFKTKINANIGNSAVSSGIEEEVEKLTWAVKWGADTVMDLSTGKNIHATREAIVRHSTVPIGTVPIYQALEKVKGKVEELTIGIYMETLREQCEQGVDYFTIHAGVRLKYIPLTAKRVTGIVSRGGSILAKWCLAHHKENFLYTHFEEICELMKRYDVSFSLGDGLRPGSIADANDAAQFAELDTLGELTDVAWRHDCQVMIEGPGHVPMHLVKENVDRQQRICKEAPFYTLGPLVTDIAPGYDHITSAIGAAMIAWHGTALLCYVTPKEHLGLPNKEDVKQGCIAYKIAAHAADLAKGLPGAQERDDALSKARFEFRWEDQFNLSLDPETARAYHDETLPQEGAKSAHFCSMCGPHFCSMELTQQLRDYAGEKGLSEEEAVAAGLDEKAREFREQELVQLGAAKG